The sequence GACCGGCTACCGGCCGAACGACATCGCGCGGGCGCTGGCCTCCGGCAGCACGCAAACCTACGGGCTGGTGGTGCCGGATATTTCCAACCCGTTCTTCGCCACCCTGGCGCGGGCGCTGCAGCAGGAAGCCTTCAGCCGCGGCCGCGTGCTGCTGCTGGGCGATGCCGGCGACGATCGTCAGCGCGAGTATGAGCTTATCAACAACCTGCTGCGCCGCCAGGTCGATGGCCTGCTGTACACCAGCGTCGATCGCCACCCGTGGTTCGATCTGATCCGCGCTTCCGGCACTCCCTGCGTGATGATAGACACCATCGACAGCCAGGCCGGCGTTTGCGCCATCCGCGTCGACGAGCGCGACGCCGCTTGCCAGGCGACCCGCCATCTGCTGCAGCACGGCTATCGCGACATCGGCATTTTTATCGGTCCGCTGACCATGCTCAACGCGCAGGATCGCCTGAACGGCTGGCGCGATGCGCTGCTGGAGGCGGGCATCGCGCCACGCGACGCGTGGATTTTCGAAGCGCCTTACACCCGCCAGGGCGGTTACCAGGCCACCCAGCGCCTGGTGCAAGGCCCGCGCCCGCGCGCCGTTTTCACCTCCAACGAGCAGCAGGCGCTCGGCTGCCTGTCGGCGCTGGCGGAGCATGGGCTGCGCGCGCCGGACGATCTGGCGCTGATCTGTTTTAACGGCACACAGCAATCCGAATTCAGCGTGCCGCCACTCAGCGCGGTCGAGCAGCCGATCGACGCCATGGCCAAGCGGGCCATCGCCATGCTGGCCGCCGGCGCCGCGCCCGCCGAGCTGCATGAATTCGCTTTTCAACTGCGCATCCGCCGTTCGTGCGGCTGTTAGCGGTTTTTCAGGACACCTTATATGCGTTTAATCATTGATTGCGATCCCGGCAACGGCGTTCCCGGCGCCAACGTCGACGACGGCCTGGCGCTGGCCCTGGCGCTGGCAGCCAAACCGCAGCTGCAGCTGGAGTTGATCAGCATCGTGGCCGGCAACACCCCGCGCGAAGTGGGCTTCGCCGTCGCTACCGACCTGCTGGCGCAGAGCGGCTATCAGGTGCCGGTCGCCCTCGGCGCGGCGCGCGCCCTGAGCGAACCGCCGGAGCCGTGGCGCGCACACCTGGACCGCCCGATCGCCGATCCTAAGCTGGCGGCGCTGTGGCGTGACCTGCCCGCGCCCTCGCTGGCCAACGCGCCCGCGCCGGACGCCGCCATCGCCATCGGCGAACTGATCTGCCGGCATCCCGGCGAGATCACGCTGGCGGCGATCGGCCCGCTGACCAACGTTGCGCACGCCATGCAGCTTTACCCGCAGATGGCGCAGGCGGTGAAAGAGATCGTGATCATGGGCGGCGTGTTCAACGTTGAGGGATATATCAAGGACACCAATTTCGGCCTGGATCCGGAAGCGGCGCGGCTGGTGTTGAACAGCGGCGCCGCTATCACGCTGGCGCCGCTGGACGTCACCACCCAGACCATGCTGACCCAGGCGGATCTGGCCGCGTTGACCCAGCCGGATACCCCGCTGTGCCGCTATTTGCGCGCCACGACGCAGCCGTGGATCGACTATTCGCGCCATACGCGGCGCCTGCCGGGCTGCTGGATCCATGATGCGCTGGTGATCGCCTGGCTGCTGGCGCCGCAGCTGGTCACCACCGAGATGTTTCATGTGGATGTGGCGCTGGAAGGGGCGTTGACGCGCGGCAGCTCACGCCGCTGGCGGCCGGACAGCCTGCGCCTGACG comes from Serratia sarumanii and encodes:
- a CDS encoding LacI family DNA-binding transcriptional regulator, which translates into the protein MDNHSARRVTRADVARVAGTSVAVVSYVINNGPRPVAEATRLRVLAAIEQTGYRPNDIARALASGSTQTYGLVVPDISNPFFATLARALQQEAFSRGRVLLLGDAGDDRQREYELINNLLRRQVDGLLYTSVDRHPWFDLIRASGTPCVMIDTIDSQAGVCAIRVDERDAACQATRHLLQHGYRDIGIFIGPLTMLNAQDRLNGWRDALLEAGIAPRDAWIFEAPYTRQGGYQATQRLVQGPRPRAVFTSNEQQALGCLSALAEHGLRAPDDLALICFNGTQQSEFSVPPLSAVEQPIDAMAKRAIAMLAAGAAPAELHEFAFQLRIRRSCGC
- a CDS encoding nucleoside hydrolase, with protein sequence MRLIIDCDPGNGVPGANVDDGLALALALAAKPQLQLELISIVAGNTPREVGFAVATDLLAQSGYQVPVALGAARALSEPPEPWRAHLDRPIADPKLAALWRDLPAPSLANAPAPDAAIAIGELICRHPGEITLAAIGPLTNVAHAMQLYPQMAQAVKEIVIMGGVFNVEGYIKDTNFGLDPEAARLVLNSGAAITLAPLDVTTQTMLTQADLAALTQPDTPLCRYLRATTQPWIDYSRHTRRLPGCWIHDALVIAWLLAPQLVTTEMFHVDVALEGALTRGSSRRWRPDSLRLTVGMPAPQGKPVRVMQQVDNARLLALIGATLARG